The Archocentrus centrarchus isolate MPI-CPG fArcCen1 chromosome 18 unlocalized genomic scaffold, fArcCen1 scaffold_23_ctg1, whole genome shotgun sequence genome contains a region encoding:
- the LOC115775220 gene encoding protein fantom-like isoform X1 → MSPVVDETAGDLPVRDVGLLRGGLMPTVPDTLRDAKPWKKHHVMRTRDPQRLFRFPREHLEDLCLRLQEENSVLRQHTRTQDQRLRRMSARLMRLRQASPGSSGVKERDMEDTIQELEARVAMLESQKGVLQNKLSLAKQQIMDLGARTPYKFSKGKNLEGEGGVRRAAQTAPPRYGPMLEDTRAEMERFRSAVTEQVRVAELELTAQALRDSLREKEKEIEGTVREMRKQQADRHRITIRENVDIIRLQKQLSEKGAALRVTQEKFTNLKEAYENQLEETQRSLRENQGALLEKVEELTEQLKQERQRALELEGQLTTTTLSLQTLDKLQERMSDLEGERDLIKKNYDTLLESTLSSQSNHDHQAEKHREAIQTKLEENISRMEEMLQAEQEERGRLELEKEKLREEKQILEEQRERERELCLSMRDKQEQLEQEALQYREQVSALQDRLDSVTKEFDMSVEELSETLLQIKAFRMQQESKEGLRFLAADGKVEDSPRELVNIQATHAETVLELQKTRNLLLLEHQITKDLQEELNMISQKVEREREESRRRIAEKDKLLSKRALQINSLQAQLKELAYSPRNYKRTLPIQYTWPAGDQEVVQPIEDDMTFSQLKPGESLLEIHLKAATFTPAGLRIMGGIHPGANKGEDIVTFCTYSLLDFEMHSTPLVSGSQPNYGFTSRYCLTVRDLGRLGGQGSRVRVELHQALGGVRFVTHGSGQMSLMGAIERRGERIGGHVNITGHEGEIVGVVDFWVRLFPPAEPVPTLAESGADWKAVRQRSPVQISLGWQDSSHEQVLHDYGGGIPNELVVMLERCVGLSARWPGLLPDAYLTYRFYDLPPHVSQIVKCTADPAFNDATSYPLAVTTDVLHYLRSSSLWVYVFDDSDDQIPPAYLAKTPIPLRALATGKEIRGDYVLRDPAGGPRGMVRVLMKWKYPFQPPVDALLGQQGSRAGMQDRVLESSERENRRREKDDASQRPIAKPRVKTRQPETLHKEMKAWPRPPPTKKKSSQETISVRPLSTERKHSTKRSPELHRRTPHLKPEPRLTTPSHLPTTRYSERTSSRQSPTTPSRISSASDARTQDFSIVDQVSVFEGQEEDRSKSAAAEDSEAPESSGSSSSQSDIIIIPPKQKMRKGEKLRVEILSLTFEPSSHVAMDESVQRVYVEYRLLGIPMETTETPMSLRKPTEGEEIHYNFTRVIYVDGSQSAPLRQYLYTVLEGTDPNQGRLRFTVVSEPMDDDEECVDVGHAFLNLQELLLTGNDVIEQQIDIVSVDEDEVIGHLKVSLEAAKALTGIYQEFHQGDKTRKDEQTDEEEEGEDEKKEEQSKQKKKDQIQVIDYDDNSDFY, encoded by the exons ATGTCGCCGGTGGTGGACGAGACAGCCGGGGACCTCCCAGTGAGGGATGTGGGACTGTTGAGAGGGGGACTGATGCCAACTGTCCCAG ATACTCTACGGGATGCCAAGCCATGGAAAAAGCATCATGTCATGAGGACAAGAG ACCCTCAGCGCCTTTTTCGATTCCCCAGAGAGCACCTGGAGGACCTGTGCCTCCGACTGCAGGAGGAGAACAGTGTGCTAAGacaacacacacgcacccaGGACCAGAGGCTACGCAG GATGTCTGCGAGGCTGATGCGTCTTCGTCAGGCCAGTCCTGGTTCCAGTGGTGTTAAGGAGAGGGATATGGAAGACACAATACAGGAGCTGGAAGCCCGAGTGGCAATGCTGGAGAGCCAGAAAGGAGTCCTGCAGAACAAACTCAGCCTGGCCAAGCAACAGATTATGGACCTGGGAGCTCGCACACCATACAAATTCAGCAAAG GTAAAAATCTGGAAGGGGAAGGTGGAGTAAGGAGGGCAGCCCAGACTGCACCACCTCGATATGGCCCCATGCTGGAAGACACTAGGGCAGAGATGGAGAGATT CAGGTCTGCTGTGACTGAGCAGGTGAGAGTGGCAGAACTGGAACTAACTGCGCAGGCGCTCAGAGACTCactgagagagaaggagaaagagattGAGGGAACTGTTCGAGAGATGAGAAAGCAACAGGCTGACAGACACCG AATAACTATCAGGGAGAATGTGGATATAATCCGTCTACAAAAGCAGCTTTCGGAAAAGGGTGCTGCCCTGAGAGTTACACAAGAGAAGTTCACAAACCTGAAAGAG gCTTATGAGAATCAGCTAGAAGAG ACTCAGAGATCGCTGAGAGAAAATCAGGGAGCTCTGCTGGAGAAAGTGGAGGAGCTGACTGAGCAACTGAAACAGGAAAGACAAAGAGCTCTGGAGCTAGAGGGACAGCTTACCACCACGACCCTGTCTCTACAGACCCTCGACAAG ctgcaggagaggaTGTCAGACCTGGAAGGAGAGAGggatctgattaaaaaaaactatgacACTCTGCTAGAGAG tactctATCTTCTCAAAGTAATCATGACCACCAGGCAGAAAAACATAGAGAAGCGATCCAGACAAAGCTGGAGGAAAATATCAGCAGGATGGAGGAAATGCTGCaagcagagcaggaagagagaggCAGGCTGGAACTGGAGAAGGAGAAACTGAGAGAAGAGAAGCAGATActggaggagcagagggagcgAGAAAGAG AGCTTTGTTTGTCTATGAGAGACAAACAGGAGCAACTGGAACAGGAGGCACTTCAGTACAGAGAGCAGGTCTCTGCTCTGCAGGACAGACTGGACTCTGTGACCAAG GAGTTTGATATGAGTGTTGAAGAGCTCAGTGAAACTCTTCTGCAGATCAAG GCGTTTAGGATGCAGCAGGAGAGCAAGGAGGGTTTGCGCTTCCTCGCAGCTGATGGGAAGGTGGAAGATTCACCCCGTGAGTTGGTGAATATCCAGGCAACGCATGCTGAGACTGTGCTTGAGTTACAGAAAACCAGAAACCTTTTACTGCTGGAGCACCAAATCACTAAAGACCTGCAG GAAGAGTTAAATATGATCAGCCAGAAGgtggagagagagcgagaggagagcaggaggaggattgCAGAGAAAGACAAACTGCTATCCAAAAGAGCTCTACAGATCAACAGTTTACAAG CCCAGTTGAAAGAGTTGGCATACAGCCCCAGAAATTACAAACGGACCTTACCAATACAATACACTTGGCCAGCTGGAGATCAGGAGGTCGTGCAGCCCATTGAGGATGACATGACTTTCTCTCAGCTCAAGCCTGGGGAGTCACTATTAGAGATCCACCTGAAG GCTGCTACCTTCACCCCAGCAGGGCTGCGCATCATGGGGGGCATCCATCCAGGAGCCAATAAAGGTGAAGACATTGTGACCTTCTGCACATACAGCCTGCTGGACTTTGAGATGCACTCTACTCCTCTGGTGTCGGGAAGCCAACCCAACTATGGCTTTACGTCACGCTACTGTCTGACAGTTCGAGATCTGGGCAGGCTGGGAGGCCAGGGGTCAAGGGTCAGAGTGGAACTCCACCAGGCATTAGGAGGAGTCCGGTTTGTGACCCATGGAAGTGGACAAATGTCTCTAATGGGTGCCatagagaggagaggagagcgaATCGGTGGACATGTCAATATTACAG GACACGAGGGTGAAATTGTTGGTGTTGTGGATTTCTGGGTGCGCCTGTTCCCTCCGGCAGAGCCTGTGCCCACTCTGGCAGAGAGTGGAGCTGACTGGAAAGCAGTGAGACAGAGGAGTCCTGTGCAGATCTCCCTTGGCTGGCAAGACAGCAGTCATGAG CAGGTGTTGCATGACTATGGTGGAGGGATCCCCAATGAATTGGTGGTAATGTTGGAGCGCTGTGTTGGCCTCAGTGCTCGATGGCCAGGACTACTTCCTGATGCCTACCTGACATACAGGTTCTATGACCTGCCGCCACATGTCTCCcaaattgtgaagtgtacagcCGATCCAGCGTTCAATGATGCCACCAGCTACCCACTTGCAGTAACAACTGATGTGCTACACTACCTCAG GTCGAGCAGtctgtgggtgtatgtgtttgatGACAGTGATGATCAGATACCACCAGCCTATCTGGCCAAGACCCCAATCCCACTGCGAGCCCTGGCTACAGGCAAAGAGATCAGAG GGGATTATGTGCTGAGAGATCCAGCTGGTGGACCTCGAGGCATGGTCAGAGTATTGATGAAATGGAAGTACCCCTTCCAGCCACCAGTGGATGCTTTGCTGGGTCAACAGGGAAGCAGAGCAGGGATGCAGGACAGAGTGCTGGAAAGCAGTGAAAGAGAGAACAGGAGAAGAGAGAAGGATGATGCATCACAGAGACCCATAGCTAAGCCCAGAGTGAAG ACTCGGCAACCTGAGACTTTGCATAAAGAGATGAAAGCCTGG CCTCGGCCACCACCCACCAAAAAGAAAAGCTCCCAGGAAACCATCTCTGTGAGGCCGCTGTCTACAGAAAGAAAGCATTCTACTAAGAGGTCACCTGAACTTCACCGGAGGACGCCTCATCTGAAACCTGAGCCAAGACTGACCACACCTTCCCATTTGCCAACTACTAG GTATTCAGAGAGGACATCTTCCCGACAATCACCCACCACCCCATCAAGGATCAGCTCTGCCAGCGATGCCAGGACTCAG gacTTTTCCATTGTGGATCAAGTGTCAGTGTTTGAGGGTCAAGAGGAGGACAGGAGCAAGAGTG ctgctgcagaagaCAGTGAAGCCCCTGAATCTTCAGGGTCAAGTTCCTCACAAAGCGACATTATCATCATaccaccaaaacaaaaaatgaggaAG ggagaaaaACTTCGAGTAGAAATTCTGTCCCTGACATTTGAACCTTCCTCACACGTGGCGATGGACGAGTCCGTGCAGCGAGTGTATGTGGAATATCGGCTGCTGGGCATCCCGATGGAGACAACGGAAACACCCATGTCCCTCCGCAAACCAACCGAGGGAGAGGAGATTCACTACAACTTTACGCGAG TGATTTATGTGGATGGTTCACAGTCGGCTCCACTTAGACAGTATCTTTACACTGTGTTGGAGGGCACTGACCCCAACCAGGGCAG GTTGAGGTTCACAGTAGTCAGTGAGCCGATGGACGATGACGAGGAGTGTGTGGATGTTGGGCATGCTTTTCTGAACCTACAGGAACTGCTGCTCACGGGAAACGATGTCATCGAACAACAGATCGACA TTGTGAGTGTGGATGAAGACGAGGTGATAGGACATCTCAAAGTGTCTCTAGAAGCAGCTAAGGCTCTGACGGGGATATACCAGGAGTTTCACCAGGGGGACAAGACCAGGAAAGATGAGCAgacagatgaagaggaggaaggggaggatGAGAAGAAGgaagaacaaagcaaacagaagaaaaaagatcagatacaaGTGATCGATTACGATGATAACAGTGATTTCTACTGA
- the LOC115775220 gene encoding protein fantom-like isoform X2: MSPVVDETAGDLPVRDVGLLRGGLMPTVPDTLRDAKPWKKHHVMRTRDPQRLFRFPREHLEDLCLRLQEENSVLRQHTRTQDQRLRRMSARLMRLRQASPGSSGVKERDMEDTIQELEARVAMLESQKGVLQNKLSLAKQQIMDLGARTPYKFSKGKNLEGEGGVRRAAQTAPPRYGPMLEDTRAEMERFRSAVTEQVRVAELELTAQALRDSLREKEKEIEGTVREMRKQQADRHRITIRENVDIIRLQKQLSEKGAALRVTQEKFTNLKEAYENQLEETQRSLRENQGALLEKVEELTEQLKQERQRALELEGQLTTTTLSLQTLDKLQERMSDLEGERDLIKKNYDTLLESTLSSQSNHDHQAEKHREAIQTKLEENISRMEEMLQAEQEERGRLELEKEKLREEKQILEEQRERERELCLSMRDKQEQLEQEALQYREQVSALQDRLDSVTKEFDMSVEELSETLLQIKAFRMQQESKEGLRFLAADGKVEDSPRELVNIQATHAETVLELQKTRNLLLLEHQITKDLQEELNMISQKVEREREESRRRIAEKDKLLSKRALQINSLQAQLKELAYSPRNYKRTLPIQYTWPAGDQEVVQPIEDDMTFSQLKPGESLLEIHLKAATFTPAGLRIMGGIHPGANKGEDIVTFCTYSLLDFEMHSTPLVSGSQPNYGFTSRYCLTVRDLGRLGGQGSRVRVELHQALGGVRFVTHGSGQMSLMGAIERRGERIGGHVNITGHEGEIVGVVDFWVRLFPPAEPVPTLAESGADWKAVRQRSPVQISLGWQDSSHEVLHDYGGGIPNELVVMLERCVGLSARWPGLLPDAYLTYRFYDLPPHVSQIVKCTADPAFNDATSYPLAVTTDVLHYLRSSSLWVYVFDDSDDQIPPAYLAKTPIPLRALATGKEIRGDYVLRDPAGGPRGMVRVLMKWKYPFQPPVDALLGQQGSRAGMQDRVLESSERENRRREKDDASQRPIAKPRVKTRQPETLHKEMKAWPRPPPTKKKSSQETISVRPLSTERKHSTKRSPELHRRTPHLKPEPRLTTPSHLPTTRYSERTSSRQSPTTPSRISSASDARTQDFSIVDQVSVFEGQEEDRSKSAAAEDSEAPESSGSSSSQSDIIIIPPKQKMRKGEKLRVEILSLTFEPSSHVAMDESVQRVYVEYRLLGIPMETTETPMSLRKPTEGEEIHYNFTRVIYVDGSQSAPLRQYLYTVLEGTDPNQGRLRFTVVSEPMDDDEECVDVGHAFLNLQELLLTGNDVIEQQIDIVSVDEDEVIGHLKVSLEAAKALTGIYQEFHQGDKTRKDEQTDEEEEGEDEKKEEQSKQKKKDQIQVIDYDDNSDFY; this comes from the exons ATGTCGCCGGTGGTGGACGAGACAGCCGGGGACCTCCCAGTGAGGGATGTGGGACTGTTGAGAGGGGGACTGATGCCAACTGTCCCAG ATACTCTACGGGATGCCAAGCCATGGAAAAAGCATCATGTCATGAGGACAAGAG ACCCTCAGCGCCTTTTTCGATTCCCCAGAGAGCACCTGGAGGACCTGTGCCTCCGACTGCAGGAGGAGAACAGTGTGCTAAGacaacacacacgcacccaGGACCAGAGGCTACGCAG GATGTCTGCGAGGCTGATGCGTCTTCGTCAGGCCAGTCCTGGTTCCAGTGGTGTTAAGGAGAGGGATATGGAAGACACAATACAGGAGCTGGAAGCCCGAGTGGCAATGCTGGAGAGCCAGAAAGGAGTCCTGCAGAACAAACTCAGCCTGGCCAAGCAACAGATTATGGACCTGGGAGCTCGCACACCATACAAATTCAGCAAAG GTAAAAATCTGGAAGGGGAAGGTGGAGTAAGGAGGGCAGCCCAGACTGCACCACCTCGATATGGCCCCATGCTGGAAGACACTAGGGCAGAGATGGAGAGATT CAGGTCTGCTGTGACTGAGCAGGTGAGAGTGGCAGAACTGGAACTAACTGCGCAGGCGCTCAGAGACTCactgagagagaaggagaaagagattGAGGGAACTGTTCGAGAGATGAGAAAGCAACAGGCTGACAGACACCG AATAACTATCAGGGAGAATGTGGATATAATCCGTCTACAAAAGCAGCTTTCGGAAAAGGGTGCTGCCCTGAGAGTTACACAAGAGAAGTTCACAAACCTGAAAGAG gCTTATGAGAATCAGCTAGAAGAG ACTCAGAGATCGCTGAGAGAAAATCAGGGAGCTCTGCTGGAGAAAGTGGAGGAGCTGACTGAGCAACTGAAACAGGAAAGACAAAGAGCTCTGGAGCTAGAGGGACAGCTTACCACCACGACCCTGTCTCTACAGACCCTCGACAAG ctgcaggagaggaTGTCAGACCTGGAAGGAGAGAGggatctgattaaaaaaaactatgacACTCTGCTAGAGAG tactctATCTTCTCAAAGTAATCATGACCACCAGGCAGAAAAACATAGAGAAGCGATCCAGACAAAGCTGGAGGAAAATATCAGCAGGATGGAGGAAATGCTGCaagcagagcaggaagagagaggCAGGCTGGAACTGGAGAAGGAGAAACTGAGAGAAGAGAAGCAGATActggaggagcagagggagcgAGAAAGAG AGCTTTGTTTGTCTATGAGAGACAAACAGGAGCAACTGGAACAGGAGGCACTTCAGTACAGAGAGCAGGTCTCTGCTCTGCAGGACAGACTGGACTCTGTGACCAAG GAGTTTGATATGAGTGTTGAAGAGCTCAGTGAAACTCTTCTGCAGATCAAG GCGTTTAGGATGCAGCAGGAGAGCAAGGAGGGTTTGCGCTTCCTCGCAGCTGATGGGAAGGTGGAAGATTCACCCCGTGAGTTGGTGAATATCCAGGCAACGCATGCTGAGACTGTGCTTGAGTTACAGAAAACCAGAAACCTTTTACTGCTGGAGCACCAAATCACTAAAGACCTGCAG GAAGAGTTAAATATGATCAGCCAGAAGgtggagagagagcgagaggagagcaggaggaggattgCAGAGAAAGACAAACTGCTATCCAAAAGAGCTCTACAGATCAACAGTTTACAAG CCCAGTTGAAAGAGTTGGCATACAGCCCCAGAAATTACAAACGGACCTTACCAATACAATACACTTGGCCAGCTGGAGATCAGGAGGTCGTGCAGCCCATTGAGGATGACATGACTTTCTCTCAGCTCAAGCCTGGGGAGTCACTATTAGAGATCCACCTGAAG GCTGCTACCTTCACCCCAGCAGGGCTGCGCATCATGGGGGGCATCCATCCAGGAGCCAATAAAGGTGAAGACATTGTGACCTTCTGCACATACAGCCTGCTGGACTTTGAGATGCACTCTACTCCTCTGGTGTCGGGAAGCCAACCCAACTATGGCTTTACGTCACGCTACTGTCTGACAGTTCGAGATCTGGGCAGGCTGGGAGGCCAGGGGTCAAGGGTCAGAGTGGAACTCCACCAGGCATTAGGAGGAGTCCGGTTTGTGACCCATGGAAGTGGACAAATGTCTCTAATGGGTGCCatagagaggagaggagagcgaATCGGTGGACATGTCAATATTACAG GACACGAGGGTGAAATTGTTGGTGTTGTGGATTTCTGGGTGCGCCTGTTCCCTCCGGCAGAGCCTGTGCCCACTCTGGCAGAGAGTGGAGCTGACTGGAAAGCAGTGAGACAGAGGAGTCCTGTGCAGATCTCCCTTGGCTGGCAAGACAGCAGTCATGAG GTGTTGCATGACTATGGTGGAGGGATCCCCAATGAATTGGTGGTAATGTTGGAGCGCTGTGTTGGCCTCAGTGCTCGATGGCCAGGACTACTTCCTGATGCCTACCTGACATACAGGTTCTATGACCTGCCGCCACATGTCTCCcaaattgtgaagtgtacagcCGATCCAGCGTTCAATGATGCCACCAGCTACCCACTTGCAGTAACAACTGATGTGCTACACTACCTCAG GTCGAGCAGtctgtgggtgtatgtgtttgatGACAGTGATGATCAGATACCACCAGCCTATCTGGCCAAGACCCCAATCCCACTGCGAGCCCTGGCTACAGGCAAAGAGATCAGAG GGGATTATGTGCTGAGAGATCCAGCTGGTGGACCTCGAGGCATGGTCAGAGTATTGATGAAATGGAAGTACCCCTTCCAGCCACCAGTGGATGCTTTGCTGGGTCAACAGGGAAGCAGAGCAGGGATGCAGGACAGAGTGCTGGAAAGCAGTGAAAGAGAGAACAGGAGAAGAGAGAAGGATGATGCATCACAGAGACCCATAGCTAAGCCCAGAGTGAAG ACTCGGCAACCTGAGACTTTGCATAAAGAGATGAAAGCCTGG CCTCGGCCACCACCCACCAAAAAGAAAAGCTCCCAGGAAACCATCTCTGTGAGGCCGCTGTCTACAGAAAGAAAGCATTCTACTAAGAGGTCACCTGAACTTCACCGGAGGACGCCTCATCTGAAACCTGAGCCAAGACTGACCACACCTTCCCATTTGCCAACTACTAG GTATTCAGAGAGGACATCTTCCCGACAATCACCCACCACCCCATCAAGGATCAGCTCTGCCAGCGATGCCAGGACTCAG gacTTTTCCATTGTGGATCAAGTGTCAGTGTTTGAGGGTCAAGAGGAGGACAGGAGCAAGAGTG ctgctgcagaagaCAGTGAAGCCCCTGAATCTTCAGGGTCAAGTTCCTCACAAAGCGACATTATCATCATaccaccaaaacaaaaaatgaggaAG ggagaaaaACTTCGAGTAGAAATTCTGTCCCTGACATTTGAACCTTCCTCACACGTGGCGATGGACGAGTCCGTGCAGCGAGTGTATGTGGAATATCGGCTGCTGGGCATCCCGATGGAGACAACGGAAACACCCATGTCCCTCCGCAAACCAACCGAGGGAGAGGAGATTCACTACAACTTTACGCGAG TGATTTATGTGGATGGTTCACAGTCGGCTCCACTTAGACAGTATCTTTACACTGTGTTGGAGGGCACTGACCCCAACCAGGGCAG GTTGAGGTTCACAGTAGTCAGTGAGCCGATGGACGATGACGAGGAGTGTGTGGATGTTGGGCATGCTTTTCTGAACCTACAGGAACTGCTGCTCACGGGAAACGATGTCATCGAACAACAGATCGACA TTGTGAGTGTGGATGAAGACGAGGTGATAGGACATCTCAAAGTGTCTCTAGAAGCAGCTAAGGCTCTGACGGGGATATACCAGGAGTTTCACCAGGGGGACAAGACCAGGAAAGATGAGCAgacagatgaagaggaggaaggggaggatGAGAAGAAGgaagaacaaagcaaacagaagaaaaaagatcagatacaaGTGATCGATTACGATGATAACAGTGATTTCTACTGA